In Panthera leo isolate Ple1 chromosome B3, P.leo_Ple1_pat1.1, whole genome shotgun sequence, a single genomic region encodes these proteins:
- the LOC122221480 gene encoding LOW QUALITY PROTEIN: uncharacterized protein LOC122221480 (The sequence of the model RefSeq protein was modified relative to this genomic sequence to represent the inferred CDS: deleted 2 bases in 1 codon; substituted 2 bases at 2 genomic stop codons) — SVLRTPQGKLASKKSWVQGATGMSQYSWTTRRTVDLGTGQVSHSFMVIPECPYPLLGRDLLTKIGAQITFRQGGPQVTDGKGHPIQVLTMKLEDEYLLHQEALPREDNIDRWLQEFPSVWAETGGKGLAAHRTPVLVELKPGESPVRIKQYPMSQEARKGIQPHIWRLQSLGVLVPCXSAWNTPLLPVKKPHTNDYRPVQDLREVNKRVADIHPTVPNPYTLLSSLAPSRVWYTVLDLKDAFCSLPLAPQSQPLFAFEWHDPEEGYSGQLTWTRLPQGFKNSPTIFDEALHEDLGEYRREHPGLTLLQYVDDIPIAADTAKDCEQGTQDLLATLGALGYRASAKKAQICRERVSYLGYILEGGQRRLSDARKETVLKIPTPTSRREVREFLGSAGYCRLWVPGFAEIARPLYEATKEGKTFKWTEKEEIAFNRLKKALLSAPALGLPDITKPFHLFVDEHKGIAKGVLTQALGPWNRPVAYLSKKLDPVAAGWPPCLRIIAATALLVKDADKLTLGQEIWITTPHAIEGVLKQPPDRWMSNTRMTHYQSLLLNPPXVRFHPSAALNPATLLPDPDLGAPLHDCAGILEQVHGFRTDLTDQPLPDAEATWFTDGSSFVQDGHRYAGAVVVTKTDTVWAEALPSGTSAQRAEFIALTKALMLGAGKRLNIYTDSHYAFATAHIHGAIYQERGLLTAEGQTIKNKQEILNLLTALWLPAKLAIIHCQGHQKADNPVARGNRKADQAAKAVALTPVPTMTIQLPDPGDPIKGWWYTPNKELVLPDRLGVSVLEHMHRSTHMGARKLKDLIRHSGIKIHQQDTKIEQVVSACKTCQLTNAKATSNKKGTRLRGTRPGAQWEVDFTEVKPGKYGYKYLLVFTDTFSGWVEAYPTKHETAQMVAKKLLEDILPRYGFPAMVGSDNGPAFISQVTQAVAKAVGANWKLHCAYRPQSSGQVERMNRTLKKTLTKLTMETGGDWVTLLPYTLYQVRNTPYTLGFTPYEIMFGRPPPVIPSLRAELLAEFKDQELFLSLRGLQRAHEDIWPRLRAIYEAGPTPTPHQYKPGDWVYVKRHHRETLEPRWKGPYIVVLTTPTALKVDGIATWVHHTHVR, encoded by the exons tcggtcctccgcaccccacaaggaaaactagccagcaagaagtcctgggtacaaggggcaactggtatgagccagtattcatggactacccgaagaacagtagatttgggaacgggccaggtatcccactcctttatggtaataccagaatgcccctacccactgttaggacgggacttactgaccaagattggagctcagataactttcagacaaggggggcctcaggtcaccgatggcaagggccaccccatccaggtactgaccatgaaactggaggatgaatacctcctccaccaggaggcgctcccgagagaggataatatagacagatggctacaagaattcccctcggtttgggcagagact ggggggaaGGGACTAGctgctcataggaccccagtcctggtagagctcaagccaggagagagtccggtaaggatcaaacaataccccatgtcccaggaggcccggaaggggatccagccacacatctgGAGACTAcaaagcctaggggtactagttccttgctagtctgcctggaacacccccttactgccggtcaaaaagcctcacacaaatgactaccgaccggtacaagacctccgggaagtaaataagagggtcgcggacatacacccaactgttcccaacccatatactctcttgagctccttggcgccctccagggtctggtatactgtactagatttaaaggacgccttctgcagtctgccgctggcaccccagagccaacccttgttcgccttcgagtggcatgatccggaggagggctacagtgggcaactcacctggacacggctacctcagggattcaaaaattcacccaccatcttcgacgaggcactacacgaggacctgggtgagtacagaagggagcaccctggcctcaccctcctacagtacgtagatgacatcccgattgctgccgacacggccaaagactgtgagcaagggacccaggacctgctggctaccctgggggctttagggtaccgggcatccgcgaagaaggctcagatatgcagggagagggtaagttacctgggatatatcctggagggcggacagcggcggttatcagatgccagaaaagaaactgtcctaaagatccctactcccacctcccgaagagaagtgagggaattcctaggatcagccggctactgccgcctctgggttccaggttttgctgagatcgccaggcccctatatgaagctaccaaagaggggaaaacatttaaatggactgaaaaagaagaaattgcctttaatcggttaaaaaaggccctcctaagtgccccagccctgggcctaccagacattacgaaacccttccacctctttgtagacgaacataagggaatagcaaaaggggttctaactcaagccttaggcccctggaaccgcccagtggcttacctgtctaagaaactagacccagtggctgccggctggccgccatgcctaagaattattgcggcgacagcactcctagtcaaggatgcagacaaactgaccctaggacaggagatctggatcacgaccccacacgccattgaaggggtcctgaaacagcctcctgatagatggatgagcaatacacgtatgactcattaccagagcctcctactcaaccctccatgagtgcggttccaccccagtgcggccctcaatcctgcaaccctgctgcccgaccctgacctaggtgctccactacatgactgtgcaggaatcctggaacaagtacatggattccggacggacctgaccgaccagcccctccccgatgccgaggctacttggttcactgatggcagcagctttgtgcaagatggacacaggtatgcgggtgcagtgGTGGTCACCaaaacggacaccgtatgggcggaggctctaccctccggaacgtcagcccagcgagcggagttcatagccctcaccaaggcgctgatgctgggagctggaaaacggcttaacatctacacagacagccattatgcatttgccacagctcatattcatggggcaatttatcaggagagggggttactgacggcagaaggacagactataaaaaataagcaggagatacttaacctgcttacggccttatggcttcctgccaagctagccattatccactgccaagggcaccaaaaagctgataacccagtagctagaggtaatcgaaaggctgaccaggcagccaaggcagtagcccttactccagtccccaccatgaccatacaactaccggacccgggagaccca ataaagggatggtggtatacacctaacaaggagctcgtgctgccagaccggctcggagtctcagtattagagcacatgcatcggtctactcacatgggggcccgaaaattaaaagacttaatccgacattccggaatcaagattcaccaacaggacaccaaaatagagcaagttgtatctgcctgcaagacctgccaactcaccaacgcgaaagccacatcaaataaaaaaggaaccaggctcagaggcaccagaccgggagcccaatgggaagtcgacttcactgaagtcaaaccaggaaagtatggttataaatatcttttagtatttacagacaccttctctggctgggtggaggcatacccaaccaagcatgaaacggctcagatggtggctaagaagctactagaagacatcttacccaggtatggttttcctgccatggtaggatcagacaatggaccagcttttatctctcaggtaacacaggcagtagccaaggcggtgggggcaaactggaaattacattgtgcttataggccccagagctcaggacaggtagaaagaatgaatagaaccctaaaaaagacccttaccaaattaaccatggagactggcggggactgggtgactctcctaccgtacacCCTTTACcaggttagaaacactccttacactctgggttttactccctacgagatcatgtttggcaggccaccccctgttattcccagccttcgagctgaacttcttgcagagtttaaagatcaagaactttttctttccttgagagggctccagagggcgcacgaggacatttggccgcgcctccgtgccatctacgaggctggcccgaccccgacacctcatcagtacaagccgggagactgggtctatgtcaagaggcaccaccgagagactctcgagccgcgctggaagggaccctacattgtagtgctgacaacccccaccgctctcaaagtagacggcatcgcgacctgggttcatcacacccacgttcgg